One window from the genome of Salisaeta longa DSM 21114 encodes:
- a CDS encoding PAS domain-containing sensor histidine kinase: MIEILAHSIEAWFLACGAAAAGLALQHQEAPTKPSGEPPADLLAHVTDLLSVYSADGTCRYTAPSIRSVLGYAPEDVIGTNTLRLVHPDDHERVREGQQAALKGENVQLEVRVRHADGRYRWIELRGRLRETEVSDGPELVVTGRDVTQRREQEEALERSKARWQRLVENHMAPILITVQGTIRYINDSGARYFGAEAPEELIGRSVLSFVDRPTANVLAQRVQKIQAGQPTAPYEHALHALDGTTRRVSSYSVPIQYEGERAAQTVVRDVTDWRRTQANLRYRIHLEHLVVDLSTRLIKTPAEATDALVEEALGRVGPVVGADRAYVFQLDAAHERMSNTHEWVAEGVSPEKENLQDLPFDALPWWIERLQTLEPIHLTSLESLPPEAEATREVLQAQSIQSLVVVPMTSGGALTGFVGFDAVQRQRTWTDDTIMVLRVLGDIFTNALERKRSEEVLRKREARYRTVVENVHDVVFRVDAQGRFTFLNDAWPRTTGFTTDEALHQPLQHYLDPPTDTAPPLFPQRPRATQREARLYTAEGDTRWVQFVLQPVQTGEGAPSEYVGTLHDITGRKQMEEQTREALARERELSRLQSSLVSMVSHEFQTPLATIRSSAEMIAQHFEQWGPEKREKYLRRIRKQVDRMSRLMDDMITTSRLDAKHAEPKWDAVAWRAFVEDLMDDLSLNYAAVRRLEVQGPAQDTITADSDLLYYIASNLTENALKYSPNDTTVRMALQQTDERLRLTVSDNGYGIASDDQEHLLEPFYRGKNVEQIPGSGLGLTIVQRAVNIYGGTLAIEGTEAHGTTVTVDLPLGPALSASGGAD, encoded by the coding sequence ATGATTGAGATACTTGCGCACAGCATTGAGGCGTGGTTCCTGGCCTGCGGCGCGGCCGCTGCGGGGTTGGCCCTGCAACACCAAGAAGCGCCAACGAAGCCGTCGGGCGAACCGCCGGCCGATCTCCTGGCGCACGTCACCGACCTGCTATCGGTGTACAGCGCAGACGGCACCTGTCGCTACACGGCGCCCTCCATCCGGTCGGTCTTAGGCTACGCGCCGGAAGACGTGATTGGCACCAACACGCTGCGGCTCGTGCACCCCGACGACCACGAGCGCGTGCGCGAGGGTCAGCAGGCCGCCCTCAAAGGAGAAAACGTGCAACTGGAAGTGCGCGTGCGCCATGCCGATGGGCGCTACCGGTGGATTGAGCTGCGCGGCCGGCTGCGCGAGACGGAAGTGTCCGATGGCCCCGAGCTGGTGGTCACCGGACGAGACGTTACGCAGCGACGCGAACAGGAAGAAGCCCTGGAGCGCAGCAAAGCCCGGTGGCAACGGCTCGTCGAAAATCACATGGCGCCCATCCTCATCACGGTGCAGGGCACCATCCGCTACATCAACGACAGCGGCGCGCGCTACTTTGGGGCCGAAGCGCCCGAAGAGCTGATCGGCCGGTCGGTACTGTCGTTCGTCGATCGGCCCACCGCCAACGTGCTCGCGCAGCGCGTCCAAAAGATTCAGGCGGGGCAGCCCACCGCGCCGTACGAGCACGCTTTGCATGCGCTCGATGGCACCACCCGGCGCGTCTCCTCCTACTCGGTGCCCATCCAGTACGAAGGCGAGCGCGCCGCGCAAACCGTGGTGCGCGACGTGACCGACTGGCGCCGCACGCAAGCCAACCTGCGCTATCGCATTCACCTGGAGCATCTCGTCGTGGACCTTTCCACGCGGCTCATCAAGACGCCCGCCGAGGCGACCGACGCGCTCGTGGAGGAGGCGCTGGGGCGCGTGGGTCCCGTGGTGGGCGCCGATCGTGCCTATGTCTTTCAGCTTGATGCGGCCCACGAGCGCATGTCGAACACCCACGAGTGGGTGGCCGAGGGCGTCTCGCCCGAAAAAGAAAACCTGCAAGACCTTCCGTTCGATGCCTTGCCGTGGTGGATTGAGCGGCTACAAACGCTGGAGCCCATCCACCTCACGTCGCTAGAGAGCCTGCCGCCCGAAGCCGAAGCCACCCGCGAGGTGCTCCAGGCCCAGTCCATTCAGTCGCTTGTGGTGGTGCCCATGACGAGCGGCGGCGCACTGACCGGGTTTGTGGGCTTCGATGCGGTACAGCGCCAGCGGACGTGGACCGACGACACCATCATGGTGCTGCGCGTGCTGGGCGATATTTTTACCAATGCGCTGGAGCGCAAACGATCGGAGGAGGTGCTGCGCAAGCGCGAAGCCCGCTATCGTACCGTCGTGGAAAACGTACACGACGTGGTATTTCGCGTGGATGCGCAGGGGCGCTTCACATTCCTCAACGATGCCTGGCCGCGCACCACCGGATTTACCACGGACGAAGCGCTCCACCAACCGCTGCAGCACTACCTCGACCCGCCCACCGACACGGCGCCGCCGCTGTTTCCGCAGCGCCCCCGGGCCACCCAGCGCGAGGCCCGCTTGTACACGGCCGAGGGCGACACCCGCTGGGTGCAGTTTGTGCTACAGCCGGTCCAAACGGGCGAGGGCGCGCCCAGCGAGTACGTGGGAACGCTTCACGACATTACCGGGCGCAAGCAGATGGAAGAGCAAACGCGGGAGGCGCTGGCCCGCGAGCGCGAACTGAGCCGGTTGCAGTCGAGCCTGGTGAGCATGGTCTCGCACGAATTCCAAACCCCGCTGGCCACCATCCGCAGCTCGGCCGAGATGATCGCACAGCACTTTGAGCAGTGGGGCCCCGAAAAGCGCGAGAAATACCTGCGCCGCATCCGCAAGCAGGTCGACCGGATGTCGCGCCTCATGGACGACATGATTACCACAAGCCGCCTCGATGCCAAACATGCCGAGCCAAAGTGGGACGCGGTGGCATGGCGGGCTTTTGTGGAGGACCTGATGGACGACCTGTCGCTGAATTACGCCGCCGTTCGCCGGCTAGAGGTTCAGGGGCCCGCGCAGGACACCATCACCGCCGATTCGGACCTGCTCTACTACATTGCCAGCAACCTGACAGAAAACGCGCTGAAGTACAGTCCGAACGACACGACGGTGCGCATGGCGCTGCAACAAACCGACGAACGGTTGCGCCTGACGGTTTCAGACAATGGCTACGGCATTGCTTCAGACGACCAGGAGCACCTCCTGGAGCCGTTCTATCGCGGAAAAAACGTGGAGCAGATCCCGGGATCGGGCCTTGGCCTCACCATTGTGCAGCGGGCCGTGAATATCTACGGCGGTACGCTGGCCATCGAGGGCACCGAGGCCCACGGAACCACCGTTACGGTGGATCTGCCGTTGGGGCCTGCGCTTTCCGCTTCCGGCGGCGCCGACTAA
- a CDS encoding glycosyltransferase — MLAVLEAVIPALYAISIGVLTLYGGNLLWLALHHAWNTRTTDGPVPVSDALPTPDATWPVVTVQLPIYNEAEVVKRLIDACAALEYPRDRLEIQVLDDSTDHTKQRVARRVAYWQAKGLDITHVHRTDRTGYKAGALANGLQAARGSLIAVFDADFLPQATFLREMVPHFDAPDVGMVQARWGHINQDDSLLTKVQAFGLDTHFAIEQHVREQSDCFMNFNGTAGIWRKACIEDAGGWQHDTLTEDLDLSYRAQLKGWRFRYRPRVEVPAELPADINALRTQQFRWTKGAVETALKMAGRLWSSGQPLRVKAEGTMHLTAHFAFPFIVLAALTHAPLLFLKNIGYGPGELFFGIMGFGLFGFVGFFLAQLFAQRALYPDWVERLKLFPVFMAGSMGLALSNTQALWQALRGKKTAFVRTPKYGDSNTRRWWTSRYAISELPPMVWIEAAFALYCTMGLGVTLGLGEWAAVPFQALFAAGFTMITVSNIQQVRAVQQSTAPVQA, encoded by the coding sequence ATGCTTGCTGTCTTGGAGGCCGTCATTCCGGCCCTCTACGCCATTTCGATTGGCGTGCTAACCCTATATGGTGGAAATTTGCTGTGGCTGGCGCTGCATCATGCCTGGAACACCCGCACAACGGATGGGCCGGTGCCGGTGTCTGACGCGCTGCCCACGCCGGATGCCACCTGGCCGGTGGTTACCGTGCAGCTGCCCATCTACAACGAGGCCGAGGTGGTCAAGCGCCTCATCGATGCCTGTGCGGCACTGGAGTATCCGCGCGACCGGCTGGAGATTCAGGTGCTCGACGACTCGACCGATCACACCAAGCAGCGGGTGGCCCGGCGCGTGGCCTACTGGCAAGCGAAGGGGCTCGACATTACGCACGTGCACCGCACCGACCGCACCGGCTACAAGGCGGGGGCGCTGGCCAACGGGCTGCAGGCGGCCCGCGGCTCGCTCATCGCCGTGTTCGATGCCGACTTCCTCCCGCAGGCCACGTTCCTTCGCGAGATGGTGCCGCACTTTGACGCGCCCGACGTGGGCATGGTGCAGGCCCGGTGGGGCCACATCAACCAAGACGACTCGCTGCTCACCAAGGTGCAGGCCTTTGGCCTCGATACCCACTTCGCCATCGAGCAGCACGTGCGCGAGCAGTCGGACTGCTTCATGAACTTCAACGGCACGGCCGGCATCTGGCGCAAGGCGTGCATCGAGGACGCCGGCGGCTGGCAGCACGATACGCTCACCGAAGACCTCGACCTGAGCTACCGGGCACAGCTCAAGGGCTGGCGCTTTAGGTACCGCCCGCGTGTTGAAGTGCCCGCCGAGTTGCCGGCCGACATCAACGCGCTCCGTACGCAACAATTCCGGTGGACGAAGGGCGCGGTGGAGACGGCCCTGAAGATGGCCGGCCGCCTGTGGTCGTCGGGCCAGCCGCTGCGCGTTAAGGCGGAAGGCACCATGCACCTCACGGCGCACTTCGCGTTTCCCTTCATCGTGCTGGCGGCCCTTACGCATGCGCCGCTGCTCTTTCTGAAGAACATTGGCTACGGGCCCGGCGAGCTGTTTTTCGGCATCATGGGCTTTGGCCTTTTCGGGTTTGTGGGGTTCTTTCTTGCGCAACTGTTTGCCCAGCGCGCGCTCTATCCGGATTGGGTGGAGCGCCTGAAGCTCTTTCCGGTGTTTATGGCGGGCAGCATGGGGCTCGCGCTGAGCAACACGCAGGCCCTGTGGCAAGCGTTGCGCGGCAAAAAGACGGCGTTCGTCCGTACGCCAAAGTATGGCGATTCGAACACCCGGCGCTGGTGGACGAGCCGCTACGCGATCTCGGAGCTGCCGCCCATGGTGTGGATTGAAGCAGCCTTTGCGCTCTATTGCACCATGGGACTCGGCGTTACGTTGGGCCTGGGCGAGTGGGCGGCTGTGCCGTTCCAGGCCCTATTTGCTGCTGGGTTTACAATGATTACCGTCTCCAACATTCAGCAGGTGCGCGCCGTGCAGCAATCCACCGCCCCCGTGCAAGCATAG
- a CDS encoding anhydro-N-acetylmuramic acid kinase produces the protein MTAPPPERLVVGVMSGTSLDGIDAALARIAGTGRALTVEPLAFAHTPYPIDLQQRIREQSAPETSAVPALARLNVRLARGYAEAVDALLANASVPRSAVDVVGCHGQTVQHVPDAAPCAGVPTRATLQLGDGPTLATLLDCPVLTNFRTADMARGGQGAPLVPYFDYARFQSEDQTRLLLNLGGIANLTLLPADGALGDVRAFDTGPANMVIDALADCLFDAPYDPDGQHAAAGTPNHDVLADWLSHPYFAEPPPKSTGRETFGASFVERVRADQERHGLSDADTLATATLLTAASVYQAYARFLRTEHAADALIVSGGGVHNSTLLQMLRDAFSPIPVHTTAHYGINPDAKEALCFAVLAHEWCNGVATNVPAVTGAEGPALLGSLSRPPSAITAPCDCL, from the coding sequence ATGACCGCACCGCCGCCCGAGCGCCTCGTTGTTGGAGTGATGAGTGGCACGTCGCTAGATGGTATTGACGCGGCGCTTGCCCGCATTGCCGGCACGGGGCGCGCGCTCACCGTCGAGCCGTTGGCGTTTGCGCACACGCCCTACCCTATCGACCTGCAACAGCGCATCCGCGAACAATCAGCCCCCGAGACGTCTGCGGTGCCCGCCCTTGCGCGCCTCAATGTGCGCCTCGCCCGGGGCTATGCCGAGGCCGTGGACGCGCTCTTGGCCAACGCATCCGTTCCACGATCGGCGGTGGATGTTGTGGGATGCCACGGGCAAACGGTGCAGCACGTCCCGGACGCTGCGCCGTGCGCGGGGGTGCCCACGCGGGCGACGCTGCAACTGGGGGACGGCCCCACGCTAGCCACTCTTCTGGACTGCCCGGTGCTCACCAACTTTCGCACCGCCGACATGGCGCGGGGCGGTCAGGGTGCACCGCTGGTGCCTTATTTCGACTACGCACGGTTTCAGTCGGAGGACCAGACGCGCCTGCTGCTGAACCTGGGCGGCATTGCCAACCTGACGCTGTTGCCAGCGGACGGCGCGCTTGGCGACGTGCGCGCCTTCGACACCGGTCCGGCTAACATGGTCATTGACGCACTCGCGGATTGTCTGTTTGACGCGCCCTACGACCCCGACGGACAGCACGCGGCCGCCGGTACGCCGAACCACGACGTGCTCGCCGACTGGCTTTCGCATCCTTACTTTGCCGAGCCGCCGCCGAAGTCCACCGGCCGCGAAACGTTTGGCGCATCGTTTGTCGAGCGGGTGCGCGCCGACCAGGAGCGCCACGGCCTCTCCGATGCCGACACCCTCGCGACCGCCACGTTGCTCACGGCCGCCTCGGTGTATCAGGCGTATGCCCGCTTCCTGCGTACCGAACATGCTGCCGACGCCCTCATCGTCTCGGGCGGCGGCGTGCACAACAGCACGCTCCTGCAGATGCTGCGCGATGCGTTCTCTCCGATCCCCGTACACACCACGGCGCACTACGGCATCAACCCGGACGCCAAGGAGGCGCTGTGCTTTGCGGTGCTCGCGCACGAGTGGTGCAACGGCGTGGCGACCAACGTACCCGCCGTTACGGGTGCCGAGGGCCCGGCCCTGCTGGGCAGCCTGAGCCGTCCGCCGTCTGCCATCACCGCCCCCTGCGACTGCTTATGA
- a CDS encoding acyl-[acyl-carrier-protein] thioesterase, with protein sequence MTDAPAVWRESFPVYAHQVLPRGTASVLTLSNIFQEAAGHHADALGVAMEDLMAAGRAWVMARFKIAVERLPRAGDAVAVATWPSGLDGAYATREFILRTPTGDRLAAGSSAWLVIDTEQRRPVRPPAALHALTPPDREPPVAPSFASLNVPSAPPHRRAFRVRYHDLDLNDHVNNVRYAEWAVETLPVAHLRGHRCTALELHFKAEAVAGDAVEGHAAPAESQAFTHAIVRPSDGQTLALARTAWRPLA encoded by the coding sequence ATGACGGATGCCCCTGCCGTTTGGCGCGAATCGTTTCCGGTGTATGCCCACCAGGTGCTGCCGCGCGGCACGGCCTCGGTGCTCACGCTGAGCAACATCTTTCAGGAGGCGGCGGGGCACCACGCCGATGCGTTGGGCGTGGCCATGGAGGATCTGATGGCCGCGGGCCGCGCCTGGGTGATGGCGCGCTTTAAGATCGCCGTCGAGCGCCTTCCGCGTGCCGGCGACGCAGTTGCGGTAGCGACCTGGCCCTCTGGCCTGGACGGCGCGTACGCCACCCGCGAATTTATCCTGCGCACCCCCACCGGCGACCGCCTGGCGGCGGGATCGAGCGCGTGGCTGGTCATCGACACCGAGCAGCGGCGTCCGGTGCGCCCGCCGGCGGCCCTGCACGCCCTCACGCCGCCCGACCGCGAGCCGCCCGTGGCGCCGTCGTTTGCCTCCCTTAACGTGCCGTCTGCGCCGCCGCACCGCCGGGCGTTCCGGGTGCGCTACCACGACCTCGACCTGAACGACCACGTGAACAACGTGCGCTACGCCGAGTGGGCCGTTGAGACGCTTCCCGTGGCGCACCTGCGCGGGCATCGGTGCACGGCACTGGAGCTCCACTTTAAGGCGGAAGCGGTGGCCGGGGATGCGGTGGAAGGCCATGCAGCGCCTGCGGAATCTCAAGCTTTTACGCATGCCATCGTGCGGCCCAGCGACGGGCAGACGCTGGCCCTGGCGCGCACCGCGTGGAGGCCCCTTGCGTAG
- a CDS encoding S41 family peptidase, with translation MTRRLLLVCAMLLGTVGAAAAQDDTPLVRFPALSPDGESVVVSYQGDLWMVPATGGRAQRLTVHEAYDAHARWSPNGSQIAFTSDRYGNDDVFVMSSTGGRPERLTYHEATDALGGWTPDGALLFSTDRMFVQAEWAREIHRVSAQGGTPQRVLNAVGYMPRMSPDGRFIAIARGANRITKKGYTGPANKNLWIYDTQNETYQQLTTEPHNDYAPVWAGPRTLLFISERTGTYNVHRLALTDAGAAQGAPEAITTFTDTGVRAFSASADGQRIAFERATSVYVMDVGGAPERLNITVPSDYRYLPTTKETLTNGLRDYAVSPDGDQVAFVVRGEIFVKDLDPEESRAVRLTTHAYRDRDVTWLSDSTLAFVSDRAGDQYDVYRLASSDPETTDLYEALTHRVTRLTSTPEDERLLALAPNRERIAFRRGSFTGYGAAQLLTAPVTADGFGEETVLVDSWSAPERVAWSPDSKWLAYARPNLNFNNDIFIHAADGSRAPVNVSQHPRGDYQPVWSPDGSKLAFVSERSGGSRDVWFAWLTEEDWEKTKRDWQELTEEKTEGDAAKDAADDTPPTVEIDFEGLYERMVRVTALPANESSPVFTKDGDTIYFVAGQGGRTGDYDTDVDLYRIKWDGTERTRVTEGDRSPRGVRLGPAAEHVYFVHGRGQLARVPAGKDALERLPFRAEMTIDHAAERQQIFSEVWSALNLGFYDPEFHGDDWGALREQYRPWALSASTMRDFADMVNLMLGELNASHMGYYAGDRAETGDTDTGLLGVALQPVANGVRVERVVPRGPADREMSRLYAGDVITAVNGQSVAEVPNVYALLDGTVGEEVLLTVAGDDGTRRVRIRPTADLDDELYREWVEERQRLVEEYSNGRLGYIHIEGMNWVSFERFERELYANAHNKEGLIIDVRYNGGGWTTDYLMTVLNVRRHAYTVPRGATQNLDANHTNFRAHYPFGERLPFAAWTKPTAALANNNSYSNAEIFSHAFKNLNHGPLIGEPTFGAVISTGGARLIDGSYVRMPFRGWYVYQTNKNMEHGPAVPDVMVSNPPDAKAKGNDPQLRRAVNELLETIGGQSASATE, from the coding sequence ATGACTCGTCGTTTGCTTCTCGTTTGTGCGATGCTGCTGGGCACGGTTGGCGCGGCCGCCGCACAAGACGATACGCCGCTCGTCCGTTTTCCGGCCCTTAGCCCCGATGGCGAATCGGTGGTGGTGTCGTACCAGGGCGATTTGTGGATGGTGCCCGCCACCGGCGGCCGCGCCCAACGCCTCACCGTACACGAGGCATACGATGCCCACGCCCGCTGGAGCCCCAACGGCAGCCAGATCGCCTTCACCAGCGACCGCTACGGCAACGACGACGTGTTTGTGATGAGCAGCACCGGCGGCCGCCCCGAGCGCCTCACCTACCACGAGGCCACCGATGCCTTGGGCGGCTGGACGCCCGACGGCGCGCTGCTGTTTTCCACCGACCGGATGTTTGTGCAGGCCGAGTGGGCCCGCGAGATCCACCGCGTGTCGGCACAAGGCGGCACGCCCCAACGCGTGCTCAACGCGGTGGGCTACATGCCGCGGATGTCGCCCGACGGCCGCTTTATCGCCATCGCCCGCGGCGCCAACCGAATCACCAAGAAAGGCTACACCGGCCCGGCAAACAAAAACCTCTGGATCTACGACACCCAGAACGAGACCTACCAGCAGCTCACCACCGAGCCGCATAACGACTACGCCCCGGTGTGGGCGGGGCCGCGCACGCTTCTCTTTATCAGCGAGCGCACCGGCACCTACAACGTGCACCGCCTGGCCCTGACCGACGCCGGCGCCGCACAGGGCGCGCCCGAAGCCATCACGACGTTTACCGACACCGGCGTCCGCGCCTTTTCCGCCAGTGCCGATGGCCAGCGCATCGCCTTTGAGCGCGCGACGAGCGTGTACGTCATGGATGTGGGCGGCGCGCCGGAGCGCCTGAACATCACCGTCCCCTCCGATTACCGCTACCTGCCCACCACCAAGGAGACCCTGACCAACGGGCTGCGCGACTATGCCGTATCGCCCGATGGCGACCAGGTGGCGTTTGTGGTGCGCGGCGAGATCTTCGTCAAAGACCTTGACCCCGAGGAATCGCGGGCGGTGCGCCTCACCACGCATGCCTACCGCGACCGCGATGTGACGTGGCTGAGCGACTCGACGCTCGCGTTTGTATCCGACCGCGCCGGCGATCAGTACGACGTGTACCGCCTCGCCTCGTCCGATCCCGAAACGACCGATCTGTACGAAGCGCTCACCCACCGCGTCACGCGCCTCACCAGCACCCCCGAAGACGAGCGGCTGTTGGCCCTTGCGCCCAACCGCGAGCGTATCGCCTTTCGGCGCGGCTCGTTTACGGGCTATGGCGCGGCGCAGCTGCTTACGGCACCGGTTACCGCCGATGGGTTTGGAGAAGAGACCGTGCTGGTGGACAGCTGGTCGGCCCCGGAGCGTGTGGCGTGGAGCCCCGACAGCAAGTGGCTGGCCTATGCGCGCCCCAACCTCAACTTTAACAACGACATCTTTATCCACGCGGCCGACGGCTCGCGGGCGCCGGTGAATGTGAGCCAGCACCCGCGCGGCGATTATCAGCCCGTGTGGAGCCCGGACGGCTCGAAGCTCGCGTTCGTCTCGGAGCGCAGCGGCGGCTCGCGCGATGTCTGGTTCGCGTGGCTCACCGAAGAGGACTGGGAAAAGACCAAGCGCGATTGGCAGGAGCTCACGGAGGAAAAAACCGAAGGCGACGCTGCCAAGGATGCCGCGGACGACACCCCGCCGACGGTCGAAATCGACTTTGAAGGGCTGTACGAACGGATGGTGCGTGTGACGGCGCTGCCTGCCAACGAGAGCAGCCCCGTCTTTACCAAGGACGGCGATACGATCTACTTCGTCGCCGGGCAGGGCGGCCGCACCGGCGACTACGACACCGATGTCGACTTGTACCGCATTAAGTGGGACGGCACCGAGCGGACACGCGTCACCGAGGGCGACCGCTCGCCCCGTGGCGTGCGCCTTGGGCCTGCGGCCGAGCACGTATACTTCGTGCACGGCCGCGGCCAACTGGCGCGCGTGCCGGCCGGCAAGGATGCGCTGGAGCGCCTGCCCTTCCGCGCCGAGATGACGATCGACCATGCCGCCGAGCGGCAACAGATCTTCAGCGAAGTGTGGAGCGCGCTCAACCTTGGCTTCTACGATCCCGAGTTTCACGGCGATGATTGGGGCGCGCTCCGCGAACAGTATCGCCCGTGGGCCCTCAGCGCCTCCACCATGCGCGACTTTGCCGACATGGTAAACCTGATGCTGGGCGAGCTAAACGCCAGCCACATGGGCTACTACGCCGGCGACCGCGCCGAGACCGGCGACACCGACACCGGTCTACTGGGCGTGGCGCTGCAGCCGGTGGCCAACGGCGTGCGGGTGGAACGCGTGGTGCCGCGCGGCCCGGCCGATCGTGAGATGAGCCGCCTGTATGCGGGCGATGTCATTACGGCCGTGAACGGCCAATCGGTGGCCGAAGTGCCCAACGTGTATGCTCTGCTTGATGGCACCGTGGGCGAAGAGGTGCTGCTCACCGTGGCGGGCGATGACGGCACGCGCCGCGTGCGCATCCGCCCCACAGCCGACCTCGACGACGAGCTGTACCGCGAGTGGGTGGAGGAACGTCAGCGCTTGGTTGAAGAGTATTCCAACGGGCGCCTCGGCTACATTCACATTGAAGGGATGAACTGGGTGAGCTTTGAGCGCTTCGAGCGGGAGCTCTATGCCAACGCCCACAACAAAGAAGGGCTCATCATCGACGTGCGCTACAACGGCGGCGGCTGGACGACAGACTACCTGATGACGGTGCTGAATGTGCGCCGCCACGCGTACACCGTGCCGCGTGGGGCCACGCAGAACCTGGACGCCAACCACACCAACTTCCGCGCGCACTATCCCTTTGGCGAGCGGCTGCCGTTTGCGGCATGGACGAAGCCCACGGCGGCGCTGGCGAACAACAACAGCTACTCGAACGCCGAGATCTTCTCGCACGCCTTCAAGAACCTGAACCACGGCCCGCTGATTGGCGAGCCCACGTTTGGCGCGGTCATCTCAACCGGCGGCGCCCGCCTGATCGACGGCTCGTACGTGCGCATGCCGTTCCGCGGGTGGTACGTCTACCAGACGAACAAAAACATGGAGCACGGCCCCGCGGTGCCCGACGTAATGGTGTCGAACCCGCCGGACGCGAAAGCCAAGGGCAACGACCCGCAGCTGCGTCGGGCCGTTAACGAGTTGCTGGAGACGATTGGCGGGCAGAGCGCCAGCGCCACCGAGTGA
- the otsB gene encoding trehalose-phosphatase, which produces MAPPPVLADPLFFLDYDGTLAPIVDDPGAAYPHPEAPPVLEALDARYPLWIVTGRNLQSLATLVDMPLHAIGLHGAQEGVIGGEIQRLMPEDAAAALAQLRRTVPDVAGVEVEDKDESFALHYRQADEDEARARIETWARAIPSFLEAIWGKKVVELRPQGLSKGTAVTRIAERFPDRQPLYIGDDVTDEDAFEALHTLNRPTCTVKVGAGETAATHRLADVPAVIDYLKQYVSD; this is translated from the coding sequence ATGGCTCCCCCGCCTGTACTTGCCGACCCGCTCTTTTTTCTGGATTACGACGGCACGCTTGCGCCCATCGTGGACGACCCCGGCGCGGCGTATCCGCATCCCGAGGCCCCGCCGGTGTTGGAGGCGCTGGATGCCCGCTACCCGCTGTGGATTGTGACGGGCCGCAACTTGCAGTCGCTGGCCACGCTGGTGGACATGCCGCTGCACGCTATTGGCCTGCACGGCGCGCAAGAGGGCGTTATTGGCGGCGAGATTCAGCGCCTGATGCCCGAAGATGCCGCCGCGGCGCTCGCGCAACTGCGCCGCACCGTGCCCGACGTGGCCGGCGTTGAGGTTGAGGACAAGGACGAGTCGTTTGCCCTGCACTACCGCCAGGCCGACGAGGACGAAGCCCGCGCCCGCATCGAGACGTGGGCGCGCGCCATCCCCTCGTTCCTGGAAGCCATCTGGGGCAAAAAGGTGGTGGAGCTGCGCCCGCAAGGCCTCAGCAAGGGCACGGCCGTCACGCGCATCGCCGAGCGCTTCCCCGACCGCCAGCCGCTGTACATTGGCGACGACGTGACCGACGAGGATGCGTTTGAAGCGCTGCACACGCTCAACCGGCCCACCTGCACCGTGAAAGTGGGCGCCGGGGAGACGGCCGCCACGCATCGCCTCGCTGACGTGCCGGCCGTCATCGACTACTTGAAGCAGTACGTGTCGGACTGA